In Streptomyces asoensis, a single genomic region encodes these proteins:
- a CDS encoding ABC transporter ATP-binding protein translates to MRSEPVVRVEALVKRYGTKTAVDGLDLTARAGVTAVLGPNGAGKTTTVETCEGYRRPDSGTVRVLGLDPVREGSALRPRIGVMLQSGGVYSGARADEMLRHMAKLHAHPLDVDALVERLGLGSCGRTTYRRLSGGQQQRLSLAMAVVGRPELVFLDEPTAGLDPQARRATWELVRDLRADGVSVILTTHHMDEAEQLADDVAIIDAGRVIAQGSPEQLCRGGAENTLRFTGRPGLDVGSLLKALPADSSAAELTPGSYRVTGKVDPQLLATVTSWCAQHGVMPDRISVERHTLEDVFLELTGKELRS, encoded by the coding sequence ATGCGAAGTGAGCCTGTCGTCCGGGTCGAGGCCCTGGTGAAGCGGTACGGGACGAAGACCGCGGTGGACGGCCTCGACCTGACGGCGCGGGCCGGCGTGACCGCCGTCCTCGGACCCAACGGCGCCGGCAAGACGACCACCGTCGAGACCTGCGAGGGGTACCGCAGACCGGACTCCGGCACGGTGCGCGTCCTCGGCCTCGACCCCGTGCGGGAGGGCTCCGCGCTGCGTCCGCGGATCGGTGTGATGCTCCAGTCGGGCGGCGTGTACTCGGGTGCGCGGGCCGACGAGATGCTGCGGCACATGGCGAAACTGCACGCGCACCCGCTGGACGTGGACGCGCTCGTCGAACGCCTCGGCCTCGGCTCCTGCGGCCGCACGACCTACCGCCGGCTCTCCGGCGGCCAGCAGCAGCGCCTGTCGCTGGCCATGGCCGTCGTCGGCCGGCCGGAGCTGGTGTTCCTCGACGAGCCGACGGCGGGCCTCGACCCGCAGGCCCGCCGCGCCACCTGGGAGCTGGTGCGGGACCTGCGGGCGGACGGCGTCTCGGTCATCCTGACCACCCACCACATGGACGAGGCGGAGCAGCTCGCCGACGACGTCGCGATCATCGACGCGGGCCGTGTCATCGCGCAGGGCTCCCCCGAGCAGCTGTGCCGCGGCGGCGCCGAGAACACCCTGCGGTTCACCGGCCGCCCCGGCCTCGACGTGGGCTCCCTGCTCAAGGCCCTGCCCGCCGACAGCTCCGCCGCCGAGCTGACCCCGGGCTCCTACCGGGTGACGGGCAAGGTCGACCCGCAACTGCTGGCGACGGTCACCTCCTGGTGCGCCCAGCACGGGGTGATGCCGGACCGCATCTCGGTCGAGCGGCACACCCTGGAGGACGTCTTCCTGGAACTGACCGGCAAGGAGCTGCGCTCGTGA
- a CDS encoding heme o synthase, translated as MCVTAVESRPVGIVGASQNPSRRPVGARVKAFVALTKPRIIELLLITTVPVMFLAQQGVPDLGLVVLTCLGGYLSAGGANALNMYIDRDIDALMDRTSQRPLVTGMVSPRECLAFGITLAVVSTLLFGLTVNWLSAWLALGALLFYVVVYTMILKRRTSQNIVWGGIAGCMPVLIGWSAVTDSVSWAPVVLFLVMFFWTPPHYWPLSMKVKEDYARVGVPMLPVVASNKTVAKQIVLYSWVMVAVSLLLTPLGYTGWFYTSVALVAGGWWLWEAHALQNRAKAEVTGGKLKEMRLFHWSITYVSLLFVAVAVDPFLR; from the coding sequence GTGTGCGTGACGGCCGTTGAATCCCGTCCAGTGGGGATTGTCGGGGCGAGCCAGAACCCGAGCCGGCGGCCGGTGGGGGCCCGGGTCAAGGCGTTCGTGGCGCTGACCAAGCCACGGATCATCGAACTGCTGCTGATCACCACCGTCCCGGTGATGTTCCTGGCGCAGCAGGGCGTTCCGGACCTGGGTCTGGTGGTGCTGACCTGCCTCGGCGGATATCTGTCCGCGGGCGGCGCGAACGCGCTCAACATGTACATCGACCGCGACATCGACGCGCTGATGGACCGCACCTCGCAGCGTCCGCTGGTCACCGGCATGGTCAGCCCGCGTGAATGCCTCGCCTTCGGAATCACCCTCGCGGTGGTCTCCACACTGTTGTTCGGTCTCACCGTCAACTGGCTGTCGGCCTGGCTCGCCCTCGGCGCACTCCTCTTCTACGTCGTCGTCTACACGATGATCCTCAAGCGCCGTACCTCGCAGAACATCGTGTGGGGCGGCATCGCCGGCTGCATGCCCGTGCTGATCGGCTGGTCGGCCGTGACGGACTCGGTGTCCTGGGCGCCGGTCGTCCTCTTCCTCGTCATGTTCTTCTGGACGCCGCCGCACTACTGGCCGCTGTCCATGAAGGTCAAGGAGGACTACGCGCGCGTGGGCGTGCCCATGCTGCCGGTGGTGGCGTCCAACAAGACCGTCGCCAAGCAGATCGTCCTCTACAGCTGGGTGATGGTCGCCGTCTCCCTGCTGCTGACCCCGCTGGGCTACACCGGGTGGTTCTACACCTCGGTCGCGCTGGTGGCCGGCGGCTGGTGGCTGTGGGAGGCGCACGCCCTCCAGAACCGCGCCAAGGCCGAGGTCACCGGCGGGAAGCTCAAGGAGATGCGGCTGTTCCACTGGTCGATCACCTATGTCTCGCTGCTGTTCGTGGCGGTCGCGGTGGACCCCTTCCTGCGCTGA
- a CDS encoding aminoglycoside N(3)-acetyltransferase, with translation MPIPAPTGPLVTRDSLTAELYALGVVPGEILLVHSSLSSLGWVCGGPVTVVRGLLDALGPDGTLVVPTQSGDLSDPALWSNPPVPAQWWDRIRATMPVYDPRTTPALGVGVVPETVRTWPGAVRSAHPQTSFAALGARAAELTEGHAPDCRLGEHSPLARLEKAGARVLLLGTGYDTCTSFHLAEYRIPAPLVEVGRPGPDGTWEVMTEVSIDSDRFDELGHDFERDRDVVRGRVGAADARLFTVAEAVAYAERWLPLHRSREDEI, from the coding sequence ATGCCCATACCCGCTCCGACCGGCCCGCTCGTCACCCGCGACTCCCTCACCGCGGAGCTCTACGCGCTCGGTGTCGTGCCCGGGGAGATCCTCCTCGTGCACTCCTCGCTCAGTTCACTCGGCTGGGTGTGCGGAGGCCCCGTCACGGTGGTGCGGGGGCTGCTCGACGCGCTCGGCCCGGACGGCACACTCGTGGTCCCCACCCAGTCCGGCGACCTGTCCGACCCGGCCCTGTGGAGCAATCCGCCGGTCCCGGCGCAGTGGTGGGACCGGATCCGGGCGACCATGCCCGTCTACGACCCCCGCACCACCCCCGCCCTCGGCGTGGGCGTCGTCCCGGAGACGGTCCGCACCTGGCCCGGCGCCGTGCGCAGCGCCCATCCGCAGACCTCGTTCGCCGCGCTCGGGGCGCGGGCCGCTGAGCTCACCGAGGGCCACGCGCCCGACTGCCGGCTCGGCGAGCACAGCCCGCTGGCGCGGCTGGAGAAGGCGGGGGCGCGGGTCCTGCTCCTCGGCACCGGCTACGACACCTGCACCAGCTTCCACCTGGCCGAGTACCGGATCCCGGCGCCGCTCGTCGAGGTGGGCCGGCCCGGACCGGACGGTACGTGGGAGGTCATGACCGAGGTGTCGATCGACTCCGACCGCTTCGACGAGCTGGGCCACGACTTCGAACGCGACCGTGACGTCGTACGGGGCAGGGTGGGCGCGGCCGACGCGCGGCTGTTCACGGTCGCGGAGGCCGTGGCCTACGCCGAGCGCTGGCTGCCGCTGCACCGGTCCCGCGAGGACGAGATCTGA
- a CDS encoding COX15/CtaA family protein — protein MGGVPNVTRADVVAAARNPLAFIAARWTPDHRTVRRATLSALVMSVVIVVTGGAVRLTGSGLGCPTWPKCTDDSLTATGAMGVHGAIEFGNRMLTYVLCAAIGWAIVAARSQKPYRRSLTRLGWAQFWLVMSNAVLGGIVVLVGLNPYTVAAHFLAASALIAVAAVMWQRAAEGDAPPRPLVGKPVQQLVWFLVAASTLLIAVGTVVTGAGPHAGDSSKVERMPLDWETVAKLHAVLAWIVVTLTFALWFILKAVDAPKNPLDRTRDLFLVLLGQGVIGYVQYFTDLPEALVGLHMLGSCLVWIAVLRVLLALRERPETTVDLPGPSAEATVGSRG, from the coding sequence ATGGGAGGCGTGCCAAACGTGACTCGTGCCGACGTCGTAGCCGCCGCGCGCAACCCGCTCGCCTTCATCGCCGCGCGCTGGACCCCGGACCACCGGACGGTCCGGCGGGCGACCCTGTCCGCGCTCGTCATGTCGGTGGTGATCGTGGTCACCGGCGGTGCCGTACGGCTCACGGGCTCCGGCCTGGGCTGCCCGACCTGGCCCAAGTGCACCGACGACTCGCTCACCGCGACCGGCGCCATGGGTGTCCACGGGGCCATCGAGTTCGGCAACCGCATGCTGACGTACGTGCTGTGCGCGGCCATCGGCTGGGCGATCGTCGCCGCGCGCTCGCAGAAGCCGTACCGGCGGAGCCTGACCCGGCTGGGCTGGGCGCAGTTCTGGCTGGTGATGAGCAACGCCGTGCTCGGCGGGATCGTGGTCCTCGTCGGCCTCAACCCGTACACGGTGGCGGCGCACTTCCTGGCCGCCTCGGCGCTGATCGCGGTCGCCGCGGTGATGTGGCAGCGGGCCGCGGAGGGCGACGCGCCGCCCCGCCCGCTGGTCGGCAAGCCCGTGCAGCAACTGGTGTGGTTCCTGGTCGCCGCCTCGACGCTGCTGATCGCCGTCGGCACCGTGGTGACCGGCGCGGGCCCGCACGCCGGCGACTCCAGCAAGGTCGAGCGGATGCCGCTGGACTGGGAGACGGTGGCCAAGCTGCACGCCGTGCTCGCCTGGATCGTGGTGACGCTGACCTTCGCCCTGTGGTTCATCCTCAAGGCGGTCGACGCGCCGAAGAACCCGCTGGACCGCACCCGGGACCTGTTCCTGGTGCTGCTCGGGCAGGGCGTCATCGGCTACGTCCAGTACTTCACCGACCTTCCCGAGGCCCTCGTCGGGCTGCACATGCTCGGCTCGTGCCTGGTGTGGATCGCGGTGTTGCGGGTGCTGCTGGCGCTGCGCGAGCGGCCGGAGACGACCGTAGACCTGCCGGGCCCCTCGGCGGAGGCCACGGTCGGCTCACGCGGCTGA
- a CDS encoding nucleotidyltransferase has product MTSPTEGLLDRFRTGLTGLTGPAGAAPLALWAHGSLAGGDYQEGRSDLDLVAVLAGPLAPRAVWALARLHARLRGEPLAPLLHCTYLTPAAAADPGRRHLTWAHGELFRRPVTPVTRRELLDFGRVLHGEPPGALLPPVPDRELGEFVVRDQRDFWRPAVDRAHLWSQDVWVDLGLLTFARATVTVRDGRLVSKRRALDELPALGAPEEVVADIERRRYDGGGGAAGTADGDWRTRRARLTRGFLGPAIDGLVAAHT; this is encoded by the coding sequence ATGACCAGCCCCACGGAAGGCCTGCTCGACCGGTTCCGCACCGGACTCACCGGACTCACCGGCCCCGCGGGGGCGGCGCCCCTCGCCCTGTGGGCCCACGGCTCGCTGGCCGGGGGCGACTACCAGGAGGGCCGCAGCGACCTGGACCTCGTCGCGGTCCTCGCGGGGCCCCTCGCCCCGCGTGCCGTGTGGGCCCTCGCCCGGCTGCACGCCCGGCTGCGCGGGGAGCCGCTCGCCCCGCTGCTGCACTGCACCTACCTCACCCCGGCCGCCGCGGCCGATCCCGGGCGCCGGCACCTCACCTGGGCGCACGGCGAGCTGTTCCGGCGGCCGGTCACCCCGGTGACCCGGCGCGAGCTGCTCGACTTCGGGCGGGTGCTGCACGGCGAGCCGCCGGGCGCCCTGCTGCCTCCCGTGCCGGACCGGGAGCTCGGCGAGTTCGTCGTCCGCGACCAGCGGGACTTCTGGCGGCCCGCCGTCGACAGGGCCCACCTGTGGAGCCAGGACGTCTGGGTCGACCTCGGGCTGCTGACCTTCGCGCGGGCGACGGTCACGGTGCGCGACGGCCGGCTGGTGTCCAAGCGCCGGGCCCTCGACGAGCTGCCCGCGCTGGGCGCGCCCGAGGAGGTCGTGGCCGACATCGAGCGGCGCCGCTACGACGGGGGCGGCGGGGCCGCCGGCACGGCCGACGGGGACTGGCGGACCCGCCGTGCCCGGCTGACCCGGGGTTTCCTGGGACCGGCGATCGACGGGCTGGTAGCCGCCCACACGTGA
- the sufB gene encoding Fe-S cluster assembly protein SufB, whose protein sequence is MTLPIEETAHPELEGLGNYEYGWADSDVAGASAKRGINEDVVKDISAKKSEPEWMTKLRLKGLRLFDRKPMPNWGSDLSGIDFDNIKYFVRSTEKQAESWEDLPEDIKNTYDKLGIPEAEKQRLVAGVAAQYESEVVYHQIREDLEEQGVIFLDTDTALKEHPELFKEYFGTVIPVGDNKFASLNTAVWSGGSFIYVPKGVHVEIPLQAYFRINTENMGQFERTLIIVDEGAYVHYVEGCTAPIYKSDSLHSAVVEIIVKKNARCRYTTIQNWSNNVYNLVTKRAVAYEGATMEWIDGNIGSKVTMKYPAVYLMGEHAKGETLSIAFAGEGQHQDAGSKMVHMAPNTSSNIVSKSVARGGGRTSYRGLVEIGEGAHGSKSNVLCDALLVDTISRSDTYPYVDVREDDVSMGHEATVSKVSEDQLFYLMSRGLSEFEAMAMIVRGFVEPIAKELPMEYALELNRLIELQMEGAVG, encoded by the coding sequence ATGACGCTCCCCATCGAGGAGACTGCCCACCCCGAGCTCGAGGGTCTGGGCAACTACGAATATGGCTGGGCCGACTCGGACGTGGCCGGTGCCTCCGCCAAGCGCGGCATCAACGAGGATGTCGTCAAGGACATCTCCGCGAAGAAGTCCGAGCCGGAGTGGATGACGAAGCTGCGTCTGAAGGGCCTCCGGCTCTTCGACAGGAAGCCCATGCCCAACTGGGGCTCGGACCTGTCGGGGATCGACTTCGACAACATCAAGTACTTCGTGCGCTCCACGGAGAAGCAGGCGGAGTCCTGGGAGGACCTGCCCGAGGACATCAAGAACACGTACGACAAGCTCGGCATCCCGGAGGCGGAGAAGCAGCGCCTCGTCGCGGGCGTCGCGGCCCAGTACGAGTCCGAGGTCGTCTACCACCAGATCCGCGAGGACCTGGAGGAGCAGGGCGTCATCTTCCTCGACACCGACACCGCGCTGAAGGAGCACCCCGAGCTCTTCAAGGAGTACTTCGGCACCGTCATCCCGGTCGGCGACAACAAGTTCGCGTCGCTGAACACCGCGGTGTGGTCCGGCGGCTCCTTCATCTACGTGCCGAAGGGCGTGCACGTGGAGATCCCGCTCCAGGCCTACTTCCGGATCAACACCGAGAACATGGGCCAGTTCGAGCGGACCCTGATCATCGTCGACGAGGGCGCCTACGTGCACTACGTCGAAGGCTGCACGGCACCGATCTACAAGTCGGACTCGCTGCACAGCGCCGTGGTCGAGATCATCGTCAAGAAGAACGCCCGCTGCCGCTACACGACCATCCAGAACTGGTCGAACAACGTCTACAACCTGGTCACCAAGCGCGCCGTGGCGTACGAGGGCGCGACCATGGAGTGGATCGACGGCAACATCGGCTCCAAGGTGACGATGAAGTACCCGGCCGTCTACCTGATGGGCGAGCACGCCAAGGGCGAGACCCTCTCCATCGCCTTCGCGGGCGAGGGCCAGCACCAGGACGCCGGCTCCAAGATGGTCCACATGGCGCCGAACACGTCGTCCAACATCGTCTCGAAGTCCGTGGCGCGCGGCGGCGGCCGTACCTCCTACCGCGGTCTCGTCGAGATCGGCGAGGGCGCGCACGGCTCGAAGTCCAACGTGCTGTGCGACGCGCTGCTCGTCGACACCATCTCCCGCTCCGACACGTACCCCTACGTGGACGTCCGCGAGGACGACGTGTCCATGGGCCACGAGGCGACCGTCTCCAAGGTCTCCGAGGACCAGCTCTTCTACCTGATGAGCCGCGGTCTGAGCGAGTTCGAGGCGATGGCGATGATCGTGCGCGGCTTCGTCGAGCCCATCGCCAAGGAGCTGCCCATGGAGTACGCCCTCGAGCTCAACCGGCTGATCGAGCTGCAGATGGAGGGCGCGGTCGGCTGA
- the tkt gene encoding transketolase, whose product MSTKPTTTDLEWTELDQRAVDTARVLAADAVQKVGNGHPGTAMSLAPAAYTLFQKVMRHDPADADWVGRDRFVLSAGHSSLTLYTQLYLAGFGLELEDLKSFRTWGSKTPGHPEYGHTTGVETTTGPLGQGVANAVGMAMAARYERGLFDPEAPVGESPFDHFVYAIAGDGCLQEGISAEASSLAGHQKLGNLVLLWDDNHISIEGDTETAVSEDTVKRYEAYGWHVQRVAPKPDGDLDPHALYDAIEAAKAVTDKPSFIAMRSIIAWPAPNAQNTEAAHGSALGDDEVAATKRVLGFDPEKSFEVADEVITHTRGALRRGAEAKAQWEKSFQLWREGNTERAAEFDRIAAGELPTGWEEKLPVFEPGKGVATRAASGKVLQALGAVIPELWGGSADLAGSNNTTIDKTSSFLPEGNPLPEAGPYGRTVHFGIREHSMAAEMNGIALHGNTRIYGGTFLVFSDYMRNAVRLSALMHVPVTYVWTHDSIGLGEDGPTHQPVEHLASLRAIPGLNVVRPADANETAIAWREILRRWTKVFGKGAPHGLVLTRQGVPTYEPDENAAKGGYVLFEASTGTPEVILIATGSEVHVAAEARERLEADGVPTRVVSMPSVEWFEEQDQGYRESVLPPSVKARVSVEAGIGLTWHKYVGDAGRIVSLEHFGASADGKVLFEEYGFTAENVAAKARESLAAAQR is encoded by the coding sequence GTGAGCACCAAGCCGACCACCACAGACCTCGAGTGGACCGAGTTGGACCAGCGGGCGGTGGACACCGCCCGCGTCCTGGCCGCCGACGCCGTACAGAAGGTCGGCAACGGCCATCCCGGTACGGCGATGAGCCTGGCGCCTGCCGCCTACACCCTCTTCCAGAAGGTGATGCGGCACGACCCGGCGGACGCCGACTGGGTCGGCCGCGACCGCTTCGTGCTGTCCGCGGGCCACTCGTCCCTGACGCTTTACACCCAGCTGTACCTGGCCGGCTTCGGTCTGGAGCTGGAGGACCTGAAGTCGTTCCGCACCTGGGGCTCGAAGACGCCGGGTCACCCGGAGTACGGCCACACCACGGGCGTCGAGACGACGACCGGCCCGCTGGGCCAGGGTGTCGCGAACGCCGTGGGCATGGCCATGGCCGCCCGCTACGAGCGCGGTCTGTTCGACCCCGAGGCCCCGGTCGGCGAGTCGCCGTTCGACCACTTCGTCTACGCGATCGCCGGTGACGGCTGCCTCCAGGAGGGCATCTCCGCCGAGGCGTCCTCGCTGGCCGGGCACCAGAAGCTCGGCAACCTCGTCCTGCTCTGGGACGACAACCACATCTCGATCGAGGGCGACACGGAGACGGCCGTCTCCGAGGACACCGTCAAAAGGTACGAGGCGTACGGCTGGCACGTGCAGCGCGTCGCCCCGAAGCCGGACGGCGACCTCGACCCGCACGCCCTCTACGACGCGATCGAGGCCGCGAAGGCGGTGACGGACAAGCCGTCCTTCATCGCGATGCGCTCGATCATCGCCTGGCCCGCCCCGAACGCGCAGAACACCGAGGCCGCGCACGGCTCGGCGCTCGGCGACGACGAGGTCGCGGCCACCAAGCGCGTCCTCGGCTTCGACCCGGAGAAGTCCTTCGAGGTCGCGGACGAGGTCATCACCCACACCCGGGGTGCCCTGCGGCGGGGCGCCGAGGCGAAGGCGCAGTGGGAGAAGTCCTTCCAGCTGTGGCGGGAGGGCAACACCGAGCGTGCCGCCGAGTTCGACCGCATCGCCGCGGGCGAGCTGCCCACCGGCTGGGAGGAGAAGCTCCCGGTCTTCGAGCCCGGCAAGGGTGTCGCCACCCGTGCCGCGTCCGGCAAGGTGCTCCAGGCGCTCGGCGCCGTCATCCCCGAGCTGTGGGGCGGCTCCGCCGACCTGGCCGGCTCGAACAACACGACGATCGACAAGACCTCGTCGTTCCTGCCCGAGGGCAACCCGCTGCCCGAGGCCGGCCCGTACGGCCGCACCGTGCACTTCGGCATCCGCGAGCACTCCATGGCGGCGGAGATGAACGGCATCGCGCTGCACGGCAACACCCGCATCTACGGCGGCACGTTCCTCGTGTTCTCCGACTACATGCGCAACGCCGTACGCCTCTCCGCGCTGATGCACGTGCCGGTCACCTACGTGTGGACGCACGACTCCATCGGTCTCGGCGAGGACGGCCCCACCCACCAGCCGGTCGAGCACCTGGCCTCGCTGCGCGCCATCCCCGGCCTGAACGTCGTCCGCCCCGCGGACGCCAACGAGACGGCCATCGCCTGGCGCGAGATCCTCCGCCGCTGGACCAAGGTCTTCGGCAAGGGCGCCCCGCACGGCCTGGTCCTCACCCGCCAGGGCGTGCCGACCTACGAGCCCGACGAGAACGCGGCCAAGGGCGGCTACGTCCTGTTCGAGGCCTCGACGGGGACGCCCGAGGTGATCCTCATCGCGACCGGCTCCGAGGTGCACGTCGCCGCCGAGGCCCGCGAGCGGCTCGAAGCCGACGGCGTGCCCACGCGCGTGGTGTCCATGCCGTCCGTGGAGTGGTTCGAGGAGCAGGACCAGGGGTACCGGGAGAGCGTTCTGCCCCCGTCCGTCAAGGCCCGGGTCTCGGTCGAGGCCGGCATCGGCCTCACCTGGCACAAGTACGTAGGGGACGCCGGCCGCATCGTTTCCCTGGAGCACTTCGGTGCTTCCGCCGACGGCAAGGTCCTCTTCGAGGAGTACGGCTTCACTGCCGAGAACGTGGCCGCGAAGGCCCGGGAATCCCTCGCCGCCGCCCAGCGCTGA
- a CDS encoding ABC transporter permease: MTATGTYTPRPGAAPLSRMIGTQAALETKMLLRNGEQLLLTVVIPTLLLVLFSTVDIVDTGAGEAVDFLAPGILALAVMSTAFTGQAIATGFERRYGVLKRLASSPLPRWGLMTAKTLSVLVTEILQVLLLTVIAFALGWDPHGSPVAVVLLLVLGTAAFSGLGLLMAGTLKAEATLAAANLVFLLLLVGGGVIVPLEKFPAGAQDVLGLLPVSALSDGLRDVLQHGAGTPWGDLVILAVWAVVGLAAAGRFFRWE, encoded by the coding sequence GTGACCGCCACCGGCACCTACACCCCCCGGCCCGGGGCCGCACCGCTGTCCCGCATGATCGGGACCCAGGCGGCGCTGGAGACGAAGATGCTCCTGCGCAACGGTGAGCAGCTGCTGCTGACCGTCGTGATCCCCACGCTGCTGCTGGTGCTGTTCAGTACCGTGGACATCGTCGACACCGGCGCGGGCGAGGCCGTCGACTTCCTCGCGCCCGGCATCCTCGCGCTCGCCGTGATGTCGACGGCCTTCACGGGGCAGGCCATCGCGACCGGTTTCGAACGCCGCTACGGCGTGCTGAAGCGGCTCGCCTCCTCCCCGCTGCCCCGCTGGGGCCTGATGACGGCGAAGACGCTGTCGGTCCTGGTCACCGAGATCCTCCAGGTGCTCCTGCTGACGGTGATCGCGTTCGCCCTCGGGTGGGACCCGCACGGCTCCCCGGTGGCCGTCGTGCTGCTCCTGGTGCTGGGCACCGCCGCCTTCTCGGGCCTCGGTCTGCTGATGGCGGGCACCCTCAAGGCGGAGGCGACGCTGGCCGCGGCCAACCTGGTCTTCCTGCTGCTGCTGGTGGGCGGCGGGGTGATCGTCCCGCTCGAGAAGTTCCCCGCCGGCGCCCAGGACGTGCTGGGCCTGCTCCCCGTGTCGGCCCTCTCCGACGGCCTGCGGGACGTGCTCCAGCACGGCGCGGGCACCCCCTGGGGCGACCTCGTGATCCTCGCGGTGTGGGCGGTCGTCGGACTCGCGGCGGCCGGCCGCTTCTTCCGCTGGGAGTGA
- a CDS encoding amidohydrolase family protein, which translates to MIETPSLVDQYCHGVLRTELGLGTFEAQLARTEGPPAPGTTLFDTQTGFAVRRWCPPLLGLEPHAPPARYLARRRELGVLEAGRRLLRGSGITTYLVDTGLPGDLTGPGELASAGDAEAREIVRLELLAEQVADTSGTVESFLANLAESVHGAAANAVAFTSVAGVRHGLALAPEPPGPGEVRGAAGRWLAARTVGGELFDPVLLRHLLWIAVASGLPLQLHAGLGEPGARIDRTDPVLLTDFVRATAGLGTDLVLLHGYPYHRHAAHLAGVFPHVYADSGAALVRTGARAATILAEILELAPFGKILFSSGARGLPELHVVGARLFREALTRVLGTWVAEGAWSPGDAQRVAGLIAAGNARRVYGLG; encoded by the coding sequence ATGATCGAAACGCCGTCCTTGGTGGACCAGTACTGCCACGGCGTCCTGAGAACGGAGCTGGGTCTCGGCACCTTCGAGGCCCAGCTGGCCCGCACCGAGGGCCCGCCCGCCCCGGGCACCACGCTCTTCGACACCCAGACGGGGTTCGCGGTACGCCGCTGGTGCCCCCCGCTGCTCGGCCTGGAACCGCACGCGCCGCCCGCCCGCTATCTCGCCCGGCGTCGTGAACTCGGCGTACTCGAAGCGGGCCGCCGGCTGCTGCGCGGAAGCGGCATCACGACCTATCTCGTCGACACGGGGCTGCCCGGCGATCTGACGGGACCGGGCGAGCTCGCCTCGGCCGGCGACGCCGAGGCGCGGGAGATCGTGCGCCTGGAGCTCCTCGCCGAACAGGTCGCCGACACCTCCGGCACCGTGGAGTCCTTCCTCGCCAACCTCGCCGAGTCGGTCCACGGGGCCGCCGCGAACGCCGTCGCCTTCACCTCCGTCGCGGGCGTCCGCCACGGCCTCGCCCTCGCGCCCGAACCGCCCGGCCCGGGCGAGGTGCGGGGCGCGGCGGGCCGCTGGCTGGCCGCGCGCACGGTCGGCGGCGAGCTGTTCGACCCGGTGCTCCTGCGGCACCTGCTCTGGATCGCCGTCGCCTCCGGGCTGCCCCTGCAACTGCACGCGGGCCTCGGCGAGCCAGGGGCGCGCATCGACCGCACGGACCCGGTCCTGCTGACGGACTTCGTGCGCGCGACGGCGGGCCTCGGCACCGACCTCGTCCTGCTGCACGGCTACCCCTACCACCGGCACGCCGCCCACCTCGCGGGCGTGTTCCCGCACGTCTACGCCGACTCCGGCGCCGCGCTCGTGCGCACCGGGGCCCGCGCCGCGACGATCCTCGCCGAGATCCTGGAGCTGGCCCCCTTCGGCAAGATCCTGTTCTCCAGCGGGGCCCGGGGCCTGCCCGAGCTGCACGTGGTCGGGGCCCGGCTGTTCCGGGAGGCCCTGACCCGGGTGCTCGGCACCTGGGTGGCCGAGGGCGCGTGGTCGCCGGGGGACGCCCAACGGGTCGCGGGACTGATCGCCGCGGGCAACGCGCGCCGGGTGTACGGGCTGGGCTGA
- a CDS encoding helix-turn-helix transcriptional regulator has translation MKNVGEARETPTGTPQEEIATGERSTRNRVARSILDHGPSTVAELAARLRLTQAAVRRHLDALVADDVVQAREQRVYGARTRGRPAKVFALTDCGRDAFDQSYDKLAADALRWIQDRLGGDEAVVAFARARIAEQAAGYRRAIEAAAPEERTEALAKALSADGYAATARSAPVGEQLCQHHCPVAHVAEKFPQLCEAETEIFSQLLGTHVQRLATIAHGDGVCTTFIPRVSTATHNASASTAGRNPA, from the coding sequence GTGAAAAACGTCGGCGAGGCTCGGGAGACCCCCACGGGTACCCCGCAGGAAGAGATCGCGACCGGTGAGCGCTCCACGCGCAACCGGGTCGCGCGCTCGATCCTGGACCACGGGCCCTCGACCGTCGCCGAGCTCGCCGCGCGGCTGCGCCTCACCCAGGCCGCCGTCCGCCGCCACCTCGACGCCCTCGTCGCCGACGACGTCGTCCAGGCCCGTGAGCAGCGGGTGTACGGAGCGCGCACGCGCGGGCGCCCCGCCAAGGTGTTCGCCCTCACCGACTGCGGCCGCGACGCCTTCGACCAGTCCTACGACAAGCTCGCCGCGGACGCCCTGCGCTGGATCCAGGACCGCCTCGGCGGGGACGAGGCCGTCGTCGCCTTCGCCCGCGCGCGGATCGCCGAACAGGCCGCCGGGTACCGCCGGGCGATCGAGGCCGCCGCCCCCGAGGAGCGGACCGAAGCCCTGGCCAAGGCCCTGAGCGCGGACGGGTACGCTGCTACGGCGCGCAGCGCGCCGGTCGGCGAGCAGCTGTGCCAGCACCACTGCCCCGTCGCCCATGTCGCGGAGAAGTTCCCGCAGCTCTGCGAGGCGGAGACCGAGATCTTCTCCCAGTTGCTCGGGACGCACGTCCAGCGGCTGGCGACCATCGCCCACGGCGACGGTGTCTGCACGACGTTCATCCCCAGAGTTTCGACAGCCACCCACAACGCATCCGCAAGCACCGCCGGGAGGAACCCCGCATGA